One genomic region from Pseudoduganella dura encodes:
- the rpoS gene encoding RNA polymerase sigma factor RpoS, protein MSSSSNDPLEDDSLPDEYSDETLADDQLRDEQLGDEGIDEGRGGGGEVAVDGRGAALATVDELKKVLAAELSTDTTQHYLNQIGTRPLLTAPQEVHFATLAKAGDFAARQKMIEHNLRLVVSIAKHYINRGVVLLDLIEEGNIGLMRAIDKFEPERGFRFSTYATWWIRQSIERAIMNQARTVRLPVHMVRELNQILRGKYHLEAQHHNGKDASAEDIADLVGRPVEEVQDILALSEHATSLDAPLDNDPQSSLMDMLPGDADDSPDARAEHHEMTQLVRDWLSRLPDKQRIVIMRRFGLDNDDPATLETLAEEMGVTRERVRQIQQEALVKLKRAMAARGVVRDSLL, encoded by the coding sequence ATGTCAAGCTCGTCGAATGATCCTCTGGAAGATGACTCCCTCCCGGACGAATATTCGGACGAGACGCTCGCCGATGACCAGCTCCGCGACGAGCAGCTCGGCGACGAGGGCATCGACGAAGGCCGCGGTGGCGGTGGCGAAGTCGCGGTCGACGGCCGCGGCGCGGCGCTGGCCACCGTCGACGAGCTGAAGAAGGTACTGGCGGCCGAGCTCTCCACCGATACCACGCAGCATTACCTGAACCAGATCGGTACCCGGCCGCTGCTGACCGCGCCGCAGGAAGTGCATTTCGCCACGCTGGCCAAGGCGGGCGATTTTGCTGCCAGGCAGAAAATGATCGAGCACAACCTGCGGCTTGTCGTGTCGATCGCCAAGCATTACATCAACCGCGGCGTGGTATTGCTGGACCTGATCGAGGAAGGCAATATCGGCCTGATGCGGGCGATCGACAAGTTCGAGCCGGAACGCGGTTTCCGCTTTTCCACCTACGCCACGTGGTGGATCCGCCAGAGCATCGAGCGGGCCATCATGAACCAGGCGCGTACGGTGCGGCTGCCGGTGCACATGGTGCGCGAGCTGAACCAGATTCTGCGCGGCAAGTATCACCTCGAAGCACAGCACCACAACGGCAAGGATGCGAGCGCCGAGGATATCGCCGACCTCGTCGGCCGTCCGGTGGAAGAAGTGCAGGACATCCTGGCATTGTCCGAACACGCCACCTCGCTCGACGCGCCGCTCGACAACGACCCGCAGTCGTCGCTGATGGACATGCTGCCCGGCGACGCCGACGACAGCCCCGATGCGCGCGCCGAACACCACGAAATGACGCAGCTGGTGCGCGACTGGCTGTCGCGCCTGCCGGACAAGCAGCGCATCGTCATCATGCGGCGCTTCGGCCTCGACAACGACGATCCCGCCACGCTGGAAACGCTGGCCGAGGAAATGGGCGTGACCCGCGAGCGCGTGCGGCAGATCCAGCAGGAAGCCCTCGTCAAGCTGAAGCGGGCAATGGCCGCACGCGGCGTGGTGCGCGATTCGCTGCTCTAG